The proteins below come from a single Xiphophorus hellerii strain 12219 chromosome 14, Xiphophorus_hellerii-4.1, whole genome shotgun sequence genomic window:
- the LOC116733053 gene encoding butyrophilin subfamily 1 member A1-like: protein MYQVDVYKKKSCITSRENVDDGITNRKQPSSRATGHRLTEKRTDKVFGSGQRDLVKVLRMFSDMTFTCSSSIRVWATNPGCLLFLFVLSGSASADIVPQTITAYVTETVVLPCRITVDSELPTVEWSKEGLRENNITLLYRDGCETFEMKNPAFHYRTNLLLNKLKDGNISQIIYNLRVSDGGKYNCRTLRGKEWQVHAIIVLNVGATSKPELTVVPSTEGGELTLECKAECWFPEPDITFYDDERNEIPAEKPTRGPNSTECFTVTRRAVVQTKINRVTCKVHERKFNQTKNTEIYIPDDWIRSCSSKAAITGTVTFLFTGLICGIVFLVHKKFCRSGQNFCRSRSKHMKEEKDEMDRRSGTSQEDEYTYDSRTSPNGTELADQSPVDNRSPGQDSSMIKSSGSSASRRDKTPGSLNTDGHRSVSFSSSKGNSLLPITHQRSLSYRSNASESSESLLDKPES from the exons ATGTATCAAGTTGAcgtctataaaaaaaaatcctgtataACATCACGTGAGAACGTAGACGACGGGatcacaaacaggaagcagccaAGCAGTAGAGCTACCGGCCATCGATTAACGGAGAAACGAACAGACAAGGTTTTTGGATCGGGGCAGAGAGACTTAGTGAAAGTTCTTCGAATGTTTTCGGATATGACTTTCACATGCAGCTCGTCGATCCGTGTCTGGGCCACAAACCCAGGCTGCCTCCTTTTCCTGTTTGTCCTGTCAg GTTCAGCCTCAGCAGATATCGTCCCACAGACAATAACAGCCTATGTGACTGAAACCGTCGTCCTGCCGTGCCGCATCACTGTGGATAGTGAACTCCCCACGGTGGAGTGGTCCAAGGAGGGCTTAAGGGAAAACAACATCACCTTACTGTACCGGGACGGCTGCGAGACGTTTGAGATGAAGAATCCAGCCTTCCACTACAGGACAAACcttcttttgaacaaactgaAGGACGGCAACATCTCTCAGATCATTTACAACCTGAGGGTGTCTGATGGAGGCAAGTACAACTGCAGGACCCTCAGGGGGAAGGAGTGGCAGGTTCACGCGATTATCGTCCTTAATGTGG GTGCCACGTCAAAGCCAGAGCTCACAGTTGTTCCCTCCACTGAGGGTGGAGAACTGACCCTGGAGTGTAAGGCGGAGTGCTGGTTCCCAGAACCTGACATCACGTTTTACGATGACGAAAGGAACGAGATTCCAGCAGAAAAACCAACAAGAGGTCCAAACTCTACAGAATGTTTTACAGTTACCAGGAGAGCAGTTGTGCAGACTAAAATCAACAG agTGACCTGCAAAGTCCATGAGAGAAAGTTCAATCAGACCAAGAACACAGAGATTTACATCCCAG ATGACTGGATCAGGTCCTGCTCAAGCAAGGCAGCCATCACAGGAACCGTCACTTTCTTATTCACAGGGTTAATATGTGGAATTGTTTTCCTGGTGCACAAGAAGTTCTGCA GGAGTGGACAAAACTTCTGTCGGTCAAGAAGTAAACATatgaaagaagagaaagatGAGATGGACAGGCGCAGTGGTACCTCACAGGAAGATGAGTACACATATGATTCCAGAACATCACCAAACGGGACAGAGCTAGCAGACCAGTCACCCGTTGACAACAGGTCACCAGGACAGGACTCGTCCATGATAAAAAGTTCTGGATCGAGTGCTTCAAGACGAGACAAAACCCCCGGCTCACTGAACACAGACGGACACAGGTCTGTgtccttttcctcctccaaaGGAAACTCTCTGCTCCCTATTACACATCAAAGAAGCTTAAGTTACCGGTCAAATGCAAGTGAGAGTTCAGAGTCACTGTTGGATAAACCAGAAAGCTAA
- the LOC116733056 gene encoding butyrophilin subfamily 3 member A2-like: MDQVHRGSRRPLVESLKFISRTSRTDSRTFLRFSAAQVGFLSVVVCVLRFSPVSADVAPKTVVANENETVTLPCRTKQTSDLLTVEWSKAKMTPNITLLYRHGLETVEEKNSAFLNRTSLILEEVKLGNISQVISKLRLSDGGRYLCRTMVGKQRQVEAVLDLIVGAASEPKLAFVRSGANGGLTLECSAEHWFPEPEITFYDEKDNGIEAEHPRTVPDSAGGYNVKRRASLQIVTNRVTCRVHQPLLKKTRYAHIDIPDDCMKTCTGSMVWSVLGPASVLALCAVTYFLWKKCRCFDCRQKSTQPPQLPSPSKENAINTQLQGEIERLKAEIKELKSHISKKDEIISTQKAELEELRSKYSAARQQNQPTSNSSSSLNASHQVTPTLDHSNTPPAATLANHNPKSGNVSKAKDPKPAGSGQAQLSAAPKKNRPKSSPGVLTNNSSTSSSSSSASTSKENKITRAGSFSGSRPGVVRSPRMYINPFSVLDGLTEESESLIH, from the exons ATGGACCAAGTTCACCGAGGTTCTAGACGACCCCTAGTTGAAAGTTTAAAGTTCATTTCAAGGACCAGCAGGACGGACAGCAGAACGTTCCTCCGTTTCTCTGCCGCTCAAGTCGGATTCCTCTCTGTCGTCGTCTGTGTCTTGCGCTTCTCTCCAG TGTCGGCAGACGTTGCGCCGAAGACGGTAGTGGCGAACGAGAATGAAACGGTCACCCTGCCCTGCCGAACCAAGCAAACCAGCGACCTCCTCACTGTGGAGTGGTCCAAGGCTAAGATGACCCCCAACATCACCCTCCTGTACCGCCATGGCTTGGAGACCGTGGAGGAGAAGAACTCGGCCTTCCTCAATAGGACCAGCCTCATTCTGGAGGAAGTGAAGCTGGGCAACATCTCTCAGGTCATCTCCAAGCTGAGGCTGTCTGACGGGGGCCGATATCTGTGCAGGACCATGGTGGGGAAGCAGCGGCAGGTTGAAGCAGTGCTGGACCTCATTGTGG GTGCTGCGTCTGAGCCGAAGCTCGCCTTTGTTCGCTCTGGTGCCAACGGGGGATTGACACTGGAGTGTAGCGCCGAACACTGGTTCCCAGAGCCGGAGATTACGTTCTACGACGAGAAAGACAATGGGATTGAAGCCGAACACCCACGGACCGTTCCGGACTCAGCTGGAGGTTATAATGTTAAAAGGAGAGCGTCTTTGCAGATCGTCACCAACAG AGTGACCTGCCGTGTTCACCAGCCGCTGTTGAAGAAGACAAGATATGCACATATTGATATCCCAG ACGACTGCATGAAAACCTGCACCGGCAGCATGGTGTGGAGTGTCCTGGGACCCGCATCTGTACTTGCATTGTGTGCGGTCACTTATTTTCTGTGGAAGAAATGTAGATGCTTTG ATTGCAGGCAGAAATCAACTCAACCACCACAGCTGCCCAGTCCCAGTAAGGAAAATGCCATCAACACCCAGTTACAAGGAGAAATCGAACGGCTAAAAGCAGAAATCAAAGAGCTGAAGTcacacatttctaaaaaagaTGAGATCATCTCCacacaaaaagcagaactaGAAGAACTTAGATCCAAATACAGTGCCGCTCGACAGCAAAACCAACCAACATCTAACTCCTCATCCTCACTTAATGCCTCTCACCAAGTTACCCCAACCCTTGACCATAGCAACACACCACCAGCTGCCACATTGGCAAACCACAATCCAAAATCTGGCAACGTGTCCAAGGCGAAAGACCCCAAACCGGCTGGTTCAGGACAGGCCcagctctctgctgctcctaAAAAGAACAGGCCCAAAAGCTCTCCTGGTGTTTTAACAAACAACAGTTCTACCTCTTCCAGTTCTTCCTCAGCTTCCACTTcgaaggaaaacaaaattacCCGCGCTGGGAGTTTTTCCGGTTCTCGTCCTGGTGTTGTCAGGTCTCCCCGTATGTACATTAACCCCTTCAGCGTTCTGGACGGTCTGACTGAAGAGTCAGAGTCTCTGATCCATTAG
- the LOC116732504 gene encoding low affinity immunoglobulin gamma Fc region receptor III-like isoform X1: MNFTALCAAVGGFETHKREAGEKAKEEHLESVRAQQNLRCAVVRILPNRSQFFLYESVTLSCVDSENSPDWTVKRNTAGNETADWGKRNGSQHLIDAVYPFDSGRYWCEFRTGACSEVINVTVTDGPVILQSPVLPVAEGDAVILRCIHSDASSSSNFTKFYKNGLLIGSSSTGSIAVREVSESDEGLYKCSITGAGESPESWLSVRGCELDSFHFHPIYVLLPVVATCLLFVCGMLLCLRRKVRAKVDADVSYTDVTFPHRELPKTNAETTSELLLYSTINPGSC; encoded by the exons ATGAACTTCACAGCCCTTTGCGCTGCTGTTG GAGGATTTGAAACACATAAAAGGGAAGCTGGTGAAAAGGCAAAAGAAGAACACTTGGAGAGTGTAAGAGCCCAGCAGAACCTAAGATGTG CTGTTGTGAGAATCCTCCCGAACAGATCTCAGTTCTTTCTGTATGAATCGGTTACGCTGAGCTGTGTGGACAGTGAAAACTCTCCCGACTGGACGGTGAAGAGAAACACGGCCGGCAACGAAACGGCAGACTGGGGAAAGAGAAATGGGTCACAGCATTTAATAGATGCCGTTTACCCGTTTGACAGCGGACGGTACTGGTGTGAGTTCAGAACCGGAGCATGCAGCGAGGTCATTAATGTCACTGTGACAG ATGGCCCTGTGATCCTGCAGAGTCCCGTCCTTCCTGTAGCCGAGGGGGACGCAGTGATTCTTCGCTGCATCCACAGCGacgcctcttcctcctccaactTCACCAAGTTTTACAAAAACGGCCTCCTGATCGGAAGCAGCTCGACTGGGAGCATTGCAGTCCGAGAGGTTTCCGAGTCTGATGAGGGTCTCTACAAATGCAGCATCACTGGAGCAGGGGAATCCCCAGAGAGCTGGCTGTCAGTCAGAG GATGCGAGCTAGACTCCTTTCACTTTCATCCCATATACGTGTTACTTCCTGTGGTTGCCACCTGCCTCTTGTTTGTCTGTGGGATGCTGCTGTGTCTCAGGaggaaggtcagag CTAAAGTGGATGCTGACGTGTCCTACACTGACGTCACCTTCCCACACAGAGAGCTGCCGAAGACAAACGCAG AGACGACTTCAGAGCTACTGCTGTACTCAACAATCaatccaggaagctgctga
- the LOC116732504 gene encoding high affinity immunoglobulin gamma Fc receptor I-like isoform X2: MNFTALCAAVAVVRILPNRSQFFLYESVTLSCVDSENSPDWTVKRNTAGNETADWGKRNGSQHLIDAVYPFDSGRYWCEFRTGACSEVINVTVTDGPVILQSPVLPVAEGDAVILRCIHSDASSSSNFTKFYKNGLLIGSSSTGSIAVREVSESDEGLYKCSITGAGESPESWLSVRGCELDSFHFHPIYVLLPVVATCLLFVCGMLLCLRRKVRAKVDADVSYTDVTFPHRELPKTNAETTSELLLYSTINPGSC, translated from the exons ATGAACTTCACAGCCCTTTGCGCTGCTGTTG CTGTTGTGAGAATCCTCCCGAACAGATCTCAGTTCTTTCTGTATGAATCGGTTACGCTGAGCTGTGTGGACAGTGAAAACTCTCCCGACTGGACGGTGAAGAGAAACACGGCCGGCAACGAAACGGCAGACTGGGGAAAGAGAAATGGGTCACAGCATTTAATAGATGCCGTTTACCCGTTTGACAGCGGACGGTACTGGTGTGAGTTCAGAACCGGAGCATGCAGCGAGGTCATTAATGTCACTGTGACAG ATGGCCCTGTGATCCTGCAGAGTCCCGTCCTTCCTGTAGCCGAGGGGGACGCAGTGATTCTTCGCTGCATCCACAGCGacgcctcttcctcctccaactTCACCAAGTTTTACAAAAACGGCCTCCTGATCGGAAGCAGCTCGACTGGGAGCATTGCAGTCCGAGAGGTTTCCGAGTCTGATGAGGGTCTCTACAAATGCAGCATCACTGGAGCAGGGGAATCCCCAGAGAGCTGGCTGTCAGTCAGAG GATGCGAGCTAGACTCCTTTCACTTTCATCCCATATACGTGTTACTTCCTGTGGTTGCCACCTGCCTCTTGTTTGTCTGTGGGATGCTGCTGTGTCTCAGGaggaaggtcagag CTAAAGTGGATGCTGACGTGTCCTACACTGACGTCACCTTCCCACACAGAGAGCTGCCGAAGACAAACGCAG AGACGACTTCAGAGCTACTGCTGTACTCAACAATCaatccaggaagctgctga